The Trichosurus vulpecula isolate mTriVul1 chromosome 4, mTriVul1.pri, whole genome shotgun sequence genome contains a region encoding:
- the LOC118848189 gene encoding AP-1 complex-associated regulatory protein-like isoform X2, translated as MGPCCWTQCFGHLRKEAGRLQRGGGGGGSKYFRTCPTGEHFIVEFENLVESDEGESPRSSHRPLTEEEIADLRERHYDSIAEKQKTFDMKIQRELQERQRIMQRSHHSNTGEYQSSGAEEDFESYLRNIKSQYEVFRSSRLSSEAAVLTPNTESSCDLMTIITKSTSGNDDSTSLDLGWEDEEGMNRMVPLRERSKTEEDILWAALKYSSKKTGSNPTSASDDSNGLEWENDFVSAERDNNGNSEYSGFVNPVLELSASELKKSETDQQDR; from the exons ATGGGGCCCTGCTGCTGGACCCAGTGCTTCGGACACCTCCGCAAGGAAGCGGGACGGCTCCAGCGGGGAGGCGGCGGCGGAGGGTCAAAGTATTTTAGGACATGCCCAACAGGAGAGCATTTCATTGTAGAGTTTGAAAATCTAGTAGAGAGTGATGAAGGGGAAAGCCCAAGAAGTAGTCATAGGCCCCTTACTGAGGAAGAAATAGCTGACTTAAGAGAGAGGCATTATGATTCTATTGCTGAAAAGCAGAAAACATTTGATATGAAAATTCAAAGAGAGTTA CAAGAAAGGCAAAGGATTATGCAGCGATCTCACCATTCCAACACTGGAGAATATCAAAGTTCAGGGGCAGAAGAAGACTTTGAATCCTATTTGAGAAATATAAAGTCACAATATGAAGTTTTTCGAAGTAGTAGACTTTCCTCAGAGGCCGCAGTTTTGACACCAAACACAGAAAGTAGTTGCGACTTAATGACCATAATAACCAAATCAACGAGTGGAAATGATGACAGCACATCCTTAGATCTAGGGtgggaagatgaagaaggaatgaATAGAATGGTCCCATTGAGAGAACGTTCCAAAACCGAAGAGGATATTCTATGGGCTGCATTAAAATACAGCAGCAAGAAGACTGGAAGTAATCCTACCTCAGCTTCTGATGATTCTAATGGGCTGGAATGGGAGAATGATTTTGTTAGTGCCGAAAGGGATAACAACGGCAATTCAGAATATTCTGGGTTTGTGAATCCTGTTTTAGAACTGTCTGCCTCTgagttaaaaaaatctgaaacagatCAGCAAGACAGATAG
- the LOC118848189 gene encoding AP-1 complex-associated regulatory protein-like isoform X1, which yields MGPCCWTQCFGHLRKEAGRLQRGGGGGGSKYFRTCPTGEHFIVEFENLVESDEGESPRSSHRPLTEEEIADLRERHYDSIAEKQKTFDMKIQRELALQEEKLRLEEEALYAAQREAARAAKQRKFLEQERQRIMQRSHHSNTGEYQSSGAEEDFESYLRNIKSQYEVFRSSRLSSEAAVLTPNTESSCDLMTIITKSTSGNDDSTSLDLGWEDEEGMNRMVPLRERSKTEEDILWAALKYSSKKTGSNPTSASDDSNGLEWENDFVSAERDNNGNSEYSGFVNPVLELSASELKKSETDQQDR from the coding sequence ATGGGGCCCTGCTGCTGGACCCAGTGCTTCGGACACCTCCGCAAGGAAGCGGGACGGCTCCAGCGGGGAGGCGGCGGCGGAGGGTCAAAGTATTTTAGGACATGCCCAACAGGAGAGCATTTCATTGTAGAGTTTGAAAATCTAGTAGAGAGTGATGAAGGGGAAAGCCCAAGAAGTAGTCATAGGCCCCTTACTGAGGAAGAAATAGCTGACTTAAGAGAGAGGCATTATGATTCTATTGCTGAAAAGCAGAAAACATTTGATATGAAAATTCAAAGAGAGTTAGCCTTACAAGAAGAGAAGTTAAGACTAGAAGAAGAAGCTTTATACGCTGCACAGCGTGAAGCGGCCAGGGCAGCAAAGCAGCGAAAGTTCTTGGAGCAAGAAAGGCAAAGGATTATGCAGCGATCTCACCATTCCAACACTGGAGAATATCAAAGTTCAGGGGCAGAAGAAGACTTTGAATCCTATTTGAGAAATATAAAGTCACAATATGAAGTTTTTCGAAGTAGTAGACTTTCCTCAGAGGCCGCAGTTTTGACACCAAACACAGAAAGTAGTTGCGACTTAATGACCATAATAACCAAATCAACGAGTGGAAATGATGACAGCACATCCTTAGATCTAGGGtgggaagatgaagaaggaatgaATAGAATGGTCCCATTGAGAGAACGTTCCAAAACCGAAGAGGATATTCTATGGGCTGCATTAAAATACAGCAGCAAGAAGACTGGAAGTAATCCTACCTCAGCTTCTGATGATTCTAATGGGCTGGAATGGGAGAATGATTTTGTTAGTGCCGAAAGGGATAACAACGGCAATTCAGAATATTCTGGGTTTGTGAATCCTGTTTTAGAACTGTCTGCCTCTgagttaaaaaaatctgaaacagatCAGCAAGACAGATAG